Proteins from one Telopea speciosissima isolate NSW1024214 ecotype Mountain lineage chromosome 1, Tspe_v1, whole genome shotgun sequence genomic window:
- the LOC122655020 gene encoding ubiquitin C-terminal hydrolase 12-like: MDDIIKLTSKVFRRRGFVPCCHGRPSQCRVFILTQLTGLILVEANSDSCFVLQQEDDEMLVTQSTSADVLQPMEAVAQAETATTFESKPVVDPWILHWKIKNFSKAKKHSSAIFHSGGYKWQVLISLNSVRHLSMYLKVADAANLPYGWSICSQFSLAVIDQINRKYTVRHETHHKFNARASNRGFQFFMALCKLKERGKGYIVNDTVIVEAEVAVKAVYDSKTETGYVGLKEMRVTRYMNSLFQTLYHIPYFRKVVYNIPGTEIDTLSRSVPLALQSLFYKVQHGCSSVAMKNLITSFVFMQHDALQFNRVLCEKLEDKMKGTIVEGRIRELFEGRYTKLDDRSAINESFFGLRLDVKGCQDVYASFDKYVEPERFEGDSKDSAAQCERQDARKGVRFIDFPPVLQLQLEGFEYNGWGSGTVKINDRYKCPMELDLDQGNRKYLSREADIGVRNVYTLYSVLVYSDGVHCGPYYAFIRPTLSDQWYKFHDEQVTKEDMNWDLEEQYGGEEKTNSGFNNTLFKLTNYSNPNMLVYVREGDKEKIFCNMDETNVAKHIRKRFEKEDEEKKQKKKEKADYHLSSIKKVVRDEDLSERTSKDIGFDLVDHNQGSSFYIGNQIPSITFKVYSKCLHCISGSLASRDNALLS, translated from the exons ATGGATGACATCATCAAGCTGACGTCGAAAGTGTTCCGACGGCGTGGTTTTGTACCTTGTTGTCATGGGAGGCCTTCACAGTGTCGTG TTTTTATCCTAACTCAATTGACAGGTTTGATTTTAGTGGAAGCAAACTCTGATTCGTGCTTCGTTTTGCAGCAGGAAGACGACGAGATGTTAGTCACCCAATCGACTTCTGCCGATGTTTTACAGCCAATGGAAG CAGTTGCGCAAGCGGAGACTGCCACTACGTTTGAAAGCAAGCCCGTCGTGGATCCTTGGATATTGCACTGGAAGATTAAAAATTTTTCTAAGGCCAAGAAGCACTCCTCTGCTATTTTCCATAGCGGGGGTTATAAGTG GCAGGTGCTCATATCTTTAAACAGCGTGCGCCATTTGTCCATGTATCTAAAAGTTGCGGATGCGGCGAATTTGCCTTACGGATGGAGTATTTGCTCTCAATTCAGCTTGGCTGTGATTGATCAAATCAATAGAAAATACACAGTTAGACATG AGACACATCACAAATTTAATGCTCGAGCGAGTAACCGGGGTTTTCAGTTCTTCATGGCCCTCTGTAAACTAAAGGAACGGGGTAAAGGATATATTGTGAATGACACAGTGATAGTTGAAGCTGAAGTTGCTGTCAAGGCTGTGTATGACTCGAAAACGGAAACAGGTTATGTTGGACTGAAGGAGATGAGAGTAACCCGTTACATGAATTCTCTCTTCCAGACATTGTACCATATCCCCTACTTTAGAAAG GTCGTGTACAATATTCCAGGAACTGAGATTGACACGCTATCGAGGAGTGTCCCCCTGGCTCTTCAGAGTTTATTCTATAAGGTTCAGCATGGTTGCAGCAGTGTTGCAATGAAAAATCTGATAACGTCTTTTGTATTCATGCAACATGATGCACTGCAATTTAATAGGGTTCTTTGTGAAAAGCTGGAAGATAAAATGAAG GGAACTATTGTTGAGGGTAGAATACGAGAGTTGTTTGAAGGGCGCTATACGAAATTGGACGACAGGTCTGCAATTAATGAATCATTTTTCG GTCTTCGGCTTGATGTCAAAGGCTGTCAAGATGTCTACGCTTCCTTTGACAAGTACGTGGAACCTGAACGATTTGAGGGCGATAGCAAGGATTCTGCTGCACAATGTGAACGGCAG GATGCTAGGAAGGGTGTCCGGTTCATTGATTTCCCTCCTGTCCTTCAGCTTCAGCTAGAAGGGTTTGAGTACAATGGTTGGGGGAGTGGTACGGTGAAG ATAAATGATCGTTATAAGTGTCCTATGGAATTGGACCTTGATCAGGGTAATAGAAAATATTTGTCTCGTGAAGCAGATATTGGAGTTCGGAACGTTTATACACTTTACAG TGTTTTGGTTTACAGTGATGGGGTGCATTGTGGACCTTATTATGCTTTTATCAGGCCAACCCTCTCTGATCAATG GTACAAGTTTCATGACGAACAGGTAACAAAGGAAGATATGAATTGGGACTTGGAAGAGCAGTATGGTGGTGAGGAAAAG ACAAATTCTGGCTTCAACAACACTCTGTTTAAATTGACGAACTACTCCAACCCCAACATGCTTGTCTATGTACGTGAAGGTGACAAGGAGAAAATATTTTGTAACATGGATGAGACAAATGTAGCTAAGCACATTAGA AAAAGGtttgaaaaagaagatgaagaaaagaagcagaagaaaaaggaaaaggcagACTATCACCTTTCGTCAATCAAAAAG GTTGTACGAGATGAGGATCTCAGTGAGCGTACTAGTAAGGATATTGGTTTTGATCTTGTGGATCATAATCAAGGCTCGAGCTTCTATATTGGAAACCAAATTCCTTCTATCACTTTCAAGGTATACAGTAAGTGTTTGCATTGCATCTCTGGAAGTTTAGCCTCTAGGGACAATGCtttgttgagttga